The window ACGGGGTGGACCTGCTGGAAAAGATCACAATCACGCTGATATCCATCGCGGAAAATTTCAAAAAGATGGACAGAGATACCAAAGGGAAAAAACTTGCTCAACGCTATCCTGATGTTAACTGGTCTGGCATCAAAGGTGTGGGTGACATTCTCTCACGCGAGCCCTTCTATATCGACGCTGAGGAGATTTTCCACATCTGTGCCAATGATCTGCAGCCTTTGCGCACTGCTGTACAGGAAATGATAACGGAGTTGAAAAATGGCCATTCACCCTGATTTTCCCACATCCCCTCACAGCATTCTAAATCCGGACATCCGCTGGTTCCCGGCTGATGAAGCATTCAGGGAATCAAGCTATGATAAACTTCTACCCCCTCTTGTGCATGAGCTACGCAAAAAGGTCAAAACATGGAGGGACAGTGGTTATGACGGTGCAAGCGACACAAGCATATCCCTGCTGAACTGGTGGTTTAAAACAGAACACCTGCTGCCTAAGGCTGATGGAACAATCGTCTCGTTCCAATATTATTTCGCGCAACGAGAAGCAGTAGAGACGGTTATTTATCTCTATGACGATGTAAAAGTAAAAGACAAATACAACCTTCTGCGCTATGATTCTTCTGAGGCCATATCTGCAAACATGTTTGACGAGGATTGGAGACGTTTTGTAATAAAGATGGCTACCGGCAGCGGAAAGACCAAAGTATTGAGCCTTGTACTTGCATGGTGC is drawn from Methanosarcinales archaeon and contains these coding sequences:
- a CDS encoding DUF86 domain-containing protein yields the protein MIRNKERLQGKGRSGTLLLEKLKQIDEALAGIEWHFPCISSPDDFIDSENGVDLLEKITITLISIAENFKKMDRDTKGKKLAQRYPDVNWSGIKGVGDILSREPFYIDAEEIFHICANDLQPLRTAVQEMITELKNGHSP